The nucleotide sequence ACTGCAAATACGGATACGCAGAATCCTGCTTTTCCGTCAATAAAATACAGCGGTATGTTCATTAATACAATTAATATGGTTAATACCAGCGGCCAGTACATGTAATTTAACTGGCCTCCGGGGTGATTTTTTTTCTTCATCTGATTTCCTGCCTTTATGATTTAAAATGGAATTTCTCCTTAAGGCGTATTATATCACATTTGCAGGAGCTGTTACAACACTTTTCATTTTTGGTAAAGAATCTGGAATCAGAAGACTCCGCGCATAATTATTTTATCTTACAGGAAATACTTTCATGTATTAACGTGACACAGTATTTTCTGCAGGATAAAAAAAATCGGGAACGAGTGATTCATCACCCATTCCCTGCAAAAATTTTATTTTTTAATCGTAAAGTTATGATAACACTAATCAATAAAATAGTCAACAATTTTTTTTACAAATATATAAGCGGACTTAATGCATTCATTCTTTTCAAAATACTGCCTGTTTCTGATTACCCGTCCATCAATAAATTCCTTTATTTCAGTAAATCTGTTACGCTTTACATCATCTGAAGTAATAAATTCTTTATAAATATAGAGCAATGTAACAAAATCACATAAAAATTTATTACTTAGTTTTGTCTTTCTCATTGAAGTACCAATACCATCAATCTGCGATACGAATTTTATAACTTTCACTGACGGTTTGATATTTCCCTTCTGTAATCTGTTTATAAGACAATTACTATGAGCTGCCGCATTTCTTAAATCACGAACTGAATATAACAATTCTCCATCCCGTAAACGTTTTGGATATCTGTCATTATAATATTCATATAATTTAACCATATCTCCAAATGATATAAGTTCCACAAATACCCATGCCGGAAAATACGGATAATATTTTTCAATTAAATTTCTGCAATATTCGCTGGATTTATGTTTTTGAATATTCTGGCAACATCTTTCATATTTCGTTACAAAACGTCTTATAATATCATAACCATCTTCCTGTACATTATTCTCAATATCTTTTAACATTGCAGTTTTCATTGCGTGCTCAATATCCAAACACATCTGCAAGATTAAATATCGAAGATGCATATCTATAGTAGACAATTCCCGTAAATAAGCAAAATCTAAATTTATGTATTTACCGACTCTCTCACCGGATATGCTTTTATCGTAATTTTCCCTGTAAGAAGCTAACTTCATATAATAATTATTGTTCTGAAGAAACTCTTTGGCCTCCTCTTCACTCATAATTTCAAACTTAATCCCCTTCATTTTCATATGTTCTATTAATTCATCACTTGTTTTTAACAGTTTCATAATAACTCCCTTTTTGCTTTTCGTAATATTATATACTACATTATTCAACAATTAAAGAGTTTTTTCGTTCTTAAATATTTTTGATAATAATAAAAAGGGCTGTCGCAAAATAGCCGTTGTATATAATATGGCACTCAGATCACACAGTTCTCATCCATATTATATATACAGGCTGCCTTTTGCAACAGCTCCTTTCAAATACACTTTTACCGATTTGCCAGATAATCCTGCAGGATGTAATAAGACTGTTTCAGTCTTTCCCGATATGCGGGCATTACCCATTCCTCCCAGGAATAAGACTCCTTCACCCCGTCAATGGCAAATTTAATATCTGAAATATGTTCATAGGTAATTTCATCATTTGCATAAAGATTCGCTATGCGCATTTTACTGTTTGGTTTTGAAATATTCAGCAAAAGCCAGGGAATCCGCACTTCCGTCACGTTCCCTTTGATACAGAAATCTGTACGGGAATTATAATCCGGGGATTCCGGGTCCCCATTTCCATGGCGCAGCTTCCCGGTCTCTGTCTGCTCGGTGCCCACCAGGGTTCCGTCGCTTAAGAGAACCGGCCGGTTCAGCATAAGATTTATGGGGACGAAACTGTTGGTATCCGGCGCCGCATATCCTTCCTGCACTTCCAGCACTTCGCTGGCGGCATATAAACCGGTAGTATACAGCCAGTAATTCACATCATAATAAGGGTCCACCTGAAGGCGGCTTTCTTCCTCCCCTTTGATATCAAGGGCAAAATCCGCTCCGTCATATTCCCCATTTCCCTGATTCTCAATGGTATCCATGGTAATACGGATATTATCGTTGTTGCCTCGAATCATCAGATAAACGTATGCCTCGTCGCTTCTTACAAACAACTCCGTATCGCCGCTTTTCAAAAGAGGCTGCTCATCGCTCCACTCCTCGTCCTCTCCGTCTACGGTGCAGACAGGAACCTCTCCTGGTTCAAAGGACAGAAGGCCGAAAAACTGTTCGCTGGTCTGCATATCACACCAGTAAGGTCTTGCTTCCGCGTCCGTGTAGTCCATGGTATTCCAGGTTCTCTTAAACCATTCGTCCTGCCAGATAAACACACAGGCGCCGGCGCATCCCGTATCTGTTATATCACGCAGCATGGACACAATGGCATTGCCCTGTTCCTCTTCCGTCAGGCCTCCCTGATTAAACCCTGCCTCACGGGCCAGATGGGTGATTCCGCGGGAAGCCGGCACGCCAAACTCGGAAATTATCACCGGCATGGTATGATATGTATTCAAATCATTCAGATAATGCCTGTAAGGATTCTGAGGCTCATCCGTCAGAAGCTCCGGCGCATACCGCATCATTTCCGGATAATAGGGATATACATGGTAAGAGGTAAACAGTCCCGCTTTAAATTCCGGTTTTGCCTTGATATGCTCTGCATCCACCGGCACCGCATCCTCCATCTCCGGATTTGGCTCACCCGGATGGGAAAGGGGGTCCGTAGTTACCCAGTTTGCAAAAGCTGTGGGATGCTGCATGTGATAATTTTCTGTTTCATAAGCAATACAGGCGTCCATTCCGGAAGCCAGAAATACTTCAAAAGGCGTAGCTTCTTCTGTATAGAGGTACTTCCCGTCAAATACATTTTTATCCGGATGACTTTCATTTGTGTTAATAACAAAATCCGGCTGCCACTCAATCCCCAGAATCCATCCGCATAAATACTGAGACACATCTGCCGTATAAGTACCGCTGGCATTTCCCGGTACCGGGTCAATCACTGCATTTCCATGCACCACGTCCACAATGGTTGCGCACATTTCTATCCAGTCCTGCGCAATCTTCTCATTTTCTCCGTATGCGTCGCAGATATTACTGATGTCTTCCTCATTGTTATACACACCCTGCATAAAATACAACGGTTCCTCTGCTTCAGCATTATATTCCGCCAGCGCCTCATAAAATTCCGGCATAAGTATGGTATACACGCGAATGGTGTCTGCGTGCATTTCACTGATTTGCCGGAACCATCTCTTATAATCATCCTTCGTAATGGCAAATTCCCCCGGAAATGCTCCTGGCTTGCCGGCGCCCACATTCACGCCTGTCAGAAAAATATCCTGCCAGTTTCCGTCCGCTCTGTAAATCCGGAACTTTTTGCCGCTTGTCTGAAACAGATAACTGATACCGTCTTCCGTGTATACAGGCAGTGCCGGAATCTCCGGTTTTTCTTCTTCAGGTTTCGTATTCTGAGTTTCTTCCTGCATGGTTTCCGATTCTGCAGGTTCCTCTGATTTACCGGAAGCACATCCGGCGCACAGACCTGTCATTATAACGATACTCAGCAGTATGGCGCCCCACATTCTGACTCTGTTCATTTTACTTTCTGTCCTTTCCCTTATGCATATTCTACCATTTCTTTCCATTTTCACCGATAATCCGGTCTACCACATATTCCACCACGCCGGAAATCTGCTGGTTCTGCATTTTTCCAACCTGGTCGATAAACTCCGGCTCATTTCGATGGCTGACAATATAACTCCGGGTAGGGGCTTCGCTGCCTTCCAGGGAAACCAGTTCGCCCCCATGCTCCCGCAGCAGAGCCTGAAGATCATCGTTAAAATGATCTGTTACATTTTCAATGGTGGGTACAATAATATCAAAAGGCTCAATAGTATTCAGAATCTGATTCTGATATTTTTCCAGATACTGTTCAATGAGATTTTCAAAGGTACGGAACTCCACAAATTCATCACCGGCCACCACAATGGTAATCACAAATTCCCAGGTATGAGGATGAGTCTGCCCCTGTTTTCCATTGATGATAATATAATGATTCATATTCAGATATGACTTTAAACGATATTCCCGGTATAACCTTTCTTTCCTCATGCACCAGTCACCGCCTTCCAGAACGTGTCAAACTGTGATTTATAACTGTTCATATTATCTTCGCAGTACTGCTCTGCCACACCATGGACATCCCAGTTCTCCAGAGACTCTATGATTCTGTCGCTGACGCTCTTTTCATACCGGACAAAAATCAAAAGCACCTGATTCTCACCCATGGAAAAGCGCAGCACATTATTGTCCAGCACAATCTGCATATGCTCAAAAAATTCATCTCTGGCTTCCTCAGACTCCGTTTCAAACACTGCAAAATGCAGTGGATAAACGCCCTTTTTGTCCAGAGTTTCCAGAAATTCATCCAGCACGCTGTTTCTAAACACATGTTTGCTGGCGCTGAAGGCATATTCCCGTTTAAGCTGTTCATCCAGCAGTTCAATCTGCTGATTCTGCCAGACCACCCGTTCTTCCTGCCGGTCAATGTACAGACTCTGTCTGGTAATTCTCTTCGACATAATCATACTCAGTATAATCAGAAGGGCCAGTACAATGGACAGAATAATGATAATAGCATTCCTGCATTCCAGCAGAACATTATCCTCCAGAATCACCCGGTCATAGGTCAGCAGGCAAATACGGTACTGCTCTCCCTGCCAGTCAAAAATCATGCCTGACGCAATAAAACGGTCATTGTCCAGATAGATAATCCGGTGTCCCACCTGATTGACCCCCAGACTGTTCATAAATTCAGAAGCAGTCTCCGTGGCATAATAAGTACCGTCGTTAAATCCTCTGTAACGGTTCGTCTCCGTAACGCTCTTTACAAACAGAATGGAATCTCCCCTGCTTAATGTCCAGTATCTGCTGGCTGTAGAATCCAGAGAACTGATAATGTTTGTAATATCTGTCTCTGTCCCCTCGTCATCCAGACGATTGATCTGCTCCAGAATAATTTTCACATATCCATCCTGCTCCGCACCGTAAATGTCCAGAAATCTGGTCTCATAATTATTCAGCTGATAAATGATGAATCCATCCGCTGCCATGGCAAAAAACACCACAATCACCGTCAGGATAAAAAAATTGAATTTATGTTTCATAAGCCCCGCTCACCTACTCATAATTTACCGCTTTTCGCATTTTCTGTAATAAATTCATGGGCCGCTGCGCCTCCGACTTTAATTCTTCCTCAAAATCTTTCCGTTCGTCCGTCAGAGTCCGCGTCTTCCAGGCACTGTCCGTATTGATACTGTTGATAACCCCTGCAAACCGGATGAAAAAGACAATAAAATTGAAAAAGGGCAGCAGGGGCACCACATACCAGTGCTTTCGGTAATATTTCTTCAAATCATCAAATTCTTTCAGAAATCCCACCGTGGAAAAATAATATAAATATCCGCTGATGATATACAGCAGAAAAATAATCCCTGTGGAAATCAGAATTACTTTTGGCGAATAATTCATACACATCAGGCAAATCAGCGCCAGATACCAGATCAGCCTCGGAAATGCAAACGTATGGTCATACATCAGCGTACGGACCATTACATTGGTAAACATCTTGTGTACCCGCAAATCTTTCTCCAGAAACTGATGGGACACCTCCAGACTTCCTCTCTGCCACCGCTGCCGCTGAGTGTACAGCTTATTTACCCCTTCAATGGGGTCCACACAGAATATGGCATTTTCACAGATATGTACCTTAATATGCTGCAGATACCGCATCTGGAAAGTAATATTGGTATCCTCACAGATAGTATCCGTATTGTAAAGCTGAGATTTCAGCACCGCTGATTTCCGGAATGCGGAAAAAGCGCCGGACAGGGTATAAATGGAATTTGTCTCAGAAGCATAATTCCGGCCTGCCAGAAATGCCTGGGCATATTCCATAAATTCCATTTTCCGCAGCAGACGGGAAAAAATCCCTTTATATTCCTCAATCATTTCCGGCATGGTGAGAATGGCTCCGGTCATACAGTCCACATCCGGACTGGACTCGAACTTGCGCACCATGTTGCTGATGGCATGGGGTTCAAACTGCCCGTCGCTGTCCACATGAATAATGTATTTCCCGTCAGCATTAAACAGGGCCAGATTCAGCGCACGGGATTTCCCCTGTCTGGCGTTCAGCCACTGCATCAGCAAATCCGGATACAGCTCCTGACATTTGGTATATACCTGAAAAGAATTGTCTTTTCCCTGATTATTGACCAGAAAAATCCGCATTTTGTCATTGGGATAGTCACTGTTGCTGATAGAGCTGATACACTCTTCCAGCGAATCCTGAGAATTATATACCGGAATAATCAGCGTGATTTCCGGCCAGATTACCGGGTCCTCATAGCTTTTGGGAAACAGCGTTTTCTTAATCAGAATCAGAAAGCTGCCCAGCGAGGGAATAATTTCCATCACCAGCGGAATGATAATCCATGCCGCCCAGAATAAAATTGAATTTAAAAAATTATTTATCACTGTCATAACTGAAACTTCCCACCTTCTGCTTGATAATCTGCGGTTTGGTAAACACGTAAAAATACAGCATAACGGACAATCCATAAAATACAAACCGGCCCACAAAGGTATGGGCAATATAGTACATGTCAATTCCGCCGAAATAAATAATCAGACAGATGACGGTGATACGCAGCGCATTTGCCAGTACCATCGCAATTACGCCCAGCACTCCCACATAAACACGTTCATAGACTGTGTAGACCTGATAGAACATCAGCAGGGACAGGTATGCGATAATCTCGATAATTCCGGAGCACTCGAAATCTATTTTCAGTGAAATGGCTCCCACGGAAGATTCCACGAAAATAACACCGTATTTATAATGGGCACTGTAAATTCCTGCAATCTTACCCGGAAGACTGGCCAGCAACGCCACAATCCGGGCCAGAGGCTGGGTCAGCACCGGCTGTAAAAATACCAGCATCAGAATAAATGCCCCTGCGCTTCCAAAAAGAAAATGCCAGAAATTCAGTTTGCTTTTCTTCAATATGTGTAAAATGAACAGCCAGATAACCAGGCCGATCAGACCCACAATGTATTTTATCATTTACTCCACTTCCTTCTCCGGACTGCCCGTCTGCAGCCGGCATTTATGTACCGTATAAACCAGAAGAAAGAGGGCTGCCAGGATGGTAACAGCAATCCCCTGGTTCAGATACGGGTATTCCAGTGAAATCACCGTAGTTCCTGATTTCACATACGTCAGATGATTTTCCGAATAAATATCCTGGCTTGCTGTAAAACTGTCATGGTACGCCAGTCCGGTGTTCACATCGTCCCTGTCCGAAACTATCGTCATACGGTCAGATTCATATTGAATGGTATAAGGTACAATTTCCCGCTCCGGCAGCTCATCCGAACTTAAATCCATGGCGCGGCTTAACAGTTTCCCAACACTTTCATCTTCCGTGAGCCCATAATAATATGTCAGGTTCAGACCAATCATTACAATATTATCATTTTTTGCTGTTCCGTAAAAGGGAAGCTCCCATTCCGCATCCTTTACCGTTCCCCATACGTCTGTCAGACCGTCCAGATACACGGTACTCCACTCCCGGTAACCGTTGGGAAACAAATCTGTCTCCAGTACACCGTCTATGGTATCCAGATCCGGATATCCCTGGGAAAAGGAAACGCCGTTACAGATAACTCCCAGGAAGCTCTGATTCTGGCTGCCCCTGTCATCGGGAATTCCGTCTGCCGCAATGACAATATGCACACCCGCTTCACTCAAATCCGTAATCAGTTTTTCCGCGGAAGCCTTATCGTTATAAGTAAAACCTGCCAGATAAATCAGTTCATAATTCTTCAATTCCTCAAAAGTAAATTCATTCAGGTTTATCCGCTCCGACTCTTCCATCACCGGAAACTGCCTGACAATGGAAGGCGCCGCACTGCCGATACCAATCGCTCTGTATTTTGTGACGGTTCCCCAGTTTCCTTCCGCATTCAGCTTATACAGACGGTAGCTGTCATTGTGAGCCACCATCCGATAGCCCACCCGTTCTGCCGCACGGTCCATTTTCTGCAGAGGGGCTTTTGAAGTATCTCCAATAATATCAAGCTGAATAATTACCGTGTCATTGCCCATTTCCAGGCAGCGGTCAAAGAGATAGAGATAATTTCCTTCCTCCAGAGAACGGTCAATCTGTTTTATATTGGTAAGGGTAGCCGCAGATTCTTCCGCTGCTCCGTACATACCTGCCACCGGCTCCCCATATCCCGTCACCAGATAAGCGCTCATGGCTCCCAGACTGCTTTCATCCACCAGAGCCAGACGCTGTTCTGTCATTTCCTTTGCTTCTCCCACCAGTGTCATATCCGACTGATTAGACAGAATTATTTCCGGAAGCAATCCGTTCTGACTGCCCAGAATCAGAGACAGAGAAGGCAGTGCATCCAGAATCAGCAGACCGGCAAAAAGCACAATCCAGCCTTTTTTCAGGGTATCCCATATCAGAAAACTGAAAAGAACCATACACAATGCCATGGACACCAGCCGCAGCATCAGCAGAACCTGTCCGCCCGGAACCCTTACAAAAAGCAGATAAAGCGTCTCAGAAGTACAGATTAATATAATAATACCCGTCCAGAAACCGGGCATGGATTTCTTCTTGCTTAAAAACCCTCCAAACACCGCCAGCAGCAACACTGCCAGTCCGAAATAGGCGTCCACGCATCCTCTCTGAAAACGTGCCGCAGGATTAATGGACAGGAACATGCTCTGAAAAAAGTCTTCCATAATTTCCAGGCTGCTCTCCGAAACCGCGCTTCCTGTTCGGGAAGGAATCAGCCATGCACCGGTAAGCAGAACTCCCAGTACAAATGAAACAAATATTTCAACACCTCTGTGCCAGTCATGACGAATCACCCCGTCAATCACAAAATAAATCAGAAATGATACCAGGAGGATTCCTCCATACTGTACATGACACAGAGAAATAAAAGCAAACATCAGTGACAGCTTCGGCAGGGTATACCAATGCCTCCACTGAAGATAATCATAAACCCAATACAGTAAAAGGGGCAGAACTGCGATACAGACAGAATGGGGCAGATTGCCCTCATAAAATAATCCAATCAGATTGTTGGGCATAAAAAGCCACAGGGCTCCCAAAAATGCTCCGAAATAAGGTCGTTTCACCTTAAATCCCACATAAAGCCACGAAACTGCTCCGAGAAAACAGATGAACATGACAAAAATAAGATATCCCCCTATGGGGCTGCCGCCGCCAAAAAATTCACAGGCCGCCAGAAGATATACCGGTACAGGCGCAAGATAGCGCATAAATTCCACACCGTTATACCAGAAAGGGTCAGACAGGGGCCAGAAATTTCCTTCACGGATGGCATGATATAACACATCTCCCTTATAAAGATGGCTAAGGGTATCCATCCCGCTGGGACAGATACCGCTGTTCTGTACAATATTTGCCATTCCATATGCCAGTAATGCATAAAGAATGGGCATCAATAAAATCAGATAATATGACTTTTTACTGTCTTTCAATGCCCATTCCTCCTATATTTATGCAGCTATCGGCTGCAATTCATTTTTTTTTCTCTTTTTATACCAGAGTACGATTCCCACCGTAGAGATACAGAGGATTACACCTGCAATCGGCCCGGTAGAAGTACCTGCCGTAAAAATCCACTGCTGTCCGATTCTTCCAAACTGTGCTGAAATCTCCTTTAAATCTGTCTCATCCACACCCAGCTTTTTGGCAACCATGGGTAAATCCAGATAAAACTCCATTTCATCCTTTCCGTCTTTTCCCACTGTCATAATCATTTTGCCATACATCAAATCCATATCGTTCAGGTTGCTGATATTCGTTGAAGTATGCCATGCATCTCTGGAAGCAATATGGAATTCATATGTACCTTCCGGAAGTCCCAGTAACTGAGGATTCCAGTTGATATTTCCGGCTCCGTCTACCGCCACACACATGGGATAAAATGCCATATTCTGGTCATAGGTTCCATTCTGCAAATCACTGCGGTTCTGGTTAAAAGCTATGGTGACAGCCGCTGTAAACTCTCCGCCGGCTTCGTCCAGATGCTGAGGCATGGTTGTCACCACATGGCCGTATAATTTACCATCACTTGAATACAGGGCGCCTTTCGCATCAATCTGATCTTCCTGAGATCCTGCAGTAGCATACTCAATGGTACTGTGTCCGTAATCTTCCCAGTCCTCATAGTTACCGTCATAATTGATTCCGTTAAAAAGATTCTCCAGGTTATTTCCGCTGTCTTCCTGCAAATTCATAATTCCGCTTATAAACGGTTCGCCCAGATACAGGCCAAAGGAAAGGCTTTCTTCATATTTCGGAAGCTGGTCTTTCGGAATAGCCAGTTCCCATTCATCTCCTACATAAGATACCTGAGCGCCATTCACACCGTTCACTGCCGGTGCGGTAGTAAGCTGAATATCCGTCTCATAACCCAAATCTGAGGTAATGGCAAATTTACCATTGGAATGGGTACCTGCGCCGGAAGCATTGCTGCTCTTTCCGTCTTTGATGTAAATATAGAACCAGTCTCCGTCATAAACTGCTGCAACCTGAGACAGACATTCTTTATGAGCGTCATTGGGGCAGGAAGCCTCTGTTTTAGCCACTGCTGCCCAGTCGGAATAATCACCGTCAATGGTAATCCCCGCATAAACAGCCGGAACATCCACAACCACGGATTCTCCGTCCACCTGTTCAATATCACCGGAAGCTACGGAAGTTCCGCCAAAAGTAAGGGTAAATTCCGGACTCTGAAAATAGCTGAGAGGCACTGCAAATTCCACCACGTAAGGTCCGGGATTATTTCCATGGGCACTGTTTTTTACCGCAACATCTGCTGCCACATCGCCCCAGTTTGCATTCTTTACCGTAGCTCCGTCCTTCCCTGCATTTACAGAAAGAGCGCTGTTTGCACCTGCGGAACCGTCCGGATACTCAAACCGGAAAGCATTGCCGCTGCTGGCAAATCCATAATCCCATTCCGTTGAAGCAGTTCCGGTATAACTGAAATACATTGTGTTTCCATCAGGAGAATATGCAACTTTCCAGGAATCCACATTGGAAGCGCCGGAGGAACGTGACGTCACCCCTGCCCAGTCGGACAGTTCTCCGTCAATATCAATCCTGCCGCCTACGGTGGTCAGGCTCTGTGCCGCAACTGCTTCCAGATCTTCCTGTGCTTCGTTATTTTCCTCCGGAAGCACTGTTTTATCATCCTTATCTTTTACATCCTCGCTCTGATTCTTATCCTGGCTTTCCCCGGTCTGATCTTCTCCTTCTCCGGTCTGGCCTGCATCCGGATTCTGACCGGATGCGCCGCCTTCCGGTGCGGTATTTTCTGTTCCTGTGGAATTCGTATTATCTGCCGGAGGGGTCTGTTCTGTTCCCTGGTTCCCTGTGATTCCGCCAGAATCCGTATTATCTGCCGGAGGGGTCTGTTCCGTTCCCTGGTCCCCTGTGGTTCCGCCGGAATCCGTATTATCTGCCGGAGGAGTCTGTTCGTTTACCTTGCTGTCTGCTGCCCCGGTATCACCATTCTCTGTTCCGGTTCCTGTATTCTCCGTACCGGAGCCTGTGCTGTCTGTTCCGGGATTATTATTCTCTGTCCCGGCTTTGCCGTCCGTTCCGGTACCGCCTGTCTGTCCTTCTGTCTGCTGAGATGCCGTACCGCTGACTTCCGCTGCCGAAACAGGCATCCCCGATAACAGAAGCGATAAAGACATCAGGCCTGCCACAGTACCTCTGAAAATCTTTCTGGCTTTCATAAAAATCCTCCCTTGCAATTGTTCCATTGACTCAGTGTTAAAATGTTTCTTCGACTATCGCATAAATGCGCAGAGGCGTTTCGCTGATTTCAAAACGGGCAAATTTCCAATGCTGCTCTTCCAATGCGTGCTTTACTTTTACATAAAACACCTCGCCCAAATGCTCAATGCTGGTATCCCCTTCAAATTCCGGAAACTCGTTTAAATATTTATACTGATAAGGCCCAAAAACCTCTTCCAGAATGGAATTCATGCTGGCAAATTCCAGAAAATCTTCTTCCATCTGCCTTGCCACAATTTCAATCTCAATCAGATGCTGGTGCTTGTGCTCTATCTTCCCGTCAAAACTGTGCTGCATACATAAACGATACTTTAAACGATGGTATTTCATCCGATTCTACCTGCCCATACTCGTAGTTCTGCCTGCTGCCATGTACCCCCAGGGTACATTAATTATGCATATATTATATCACCTATATTATTTTTTTCAATCCCAATATAACTCAAATCTTTCCCATTTTTACGATATTCGTCAGACATTTTCCAGGTTTTGTAAAAAAGAATGCGTATAGCGCATTCTCCGCGCGCGAGCGGATTGCCTGGCAATAAACTTCATCTCCGCGAGCTGCGCATAATTGTTCCTATCTTATAGGAAATTCATACACCTTAACACATCGCAGTAACACGGTATTTCCCATAAGACAAAAAAACCAGCCATCCGAAGATGGCTGGTCATTTCCGCAATTCCTGTCAGACAAAATCTGTTTTCAGAACTTAATCTGTAACATAAGGCATTAAGGAGATATGTCTTGCTCTCTTGATGGCAACGGTAAGAGCTCTCTGGTGCTTTGCACAGTTGCCGGTGATTCTTCTGGGAAGAATCTTTCCTCTTTCAGAAATATATCTCTTTAACTTGTTGGTATCTTTATAATCAATCACGTTGTCTTTTCCGCAAAATACGCAAACCTTCTTTCTTCTGCGCATTCCGCCTCTCCGCTTCATGGGAGCATCGCCTCTGTCTGTTTTATTATAAGCCATTTTCATTACCTCCTGTTCTAATTAAATGGCAGCTCTTCGTCTATCCCGTCGGGAATATTCATAAAACCATCTCCGACTGCCGCGCTGGGGGCGGGTCTTCCGACCGGCTGGTATCCGCCTGCCTGTCCTTCACTTGCAGCCTTGCTCTCTGCAAATTCCTGCTCCTCCACCACAACATCCGTGGTATACACTCTCTGTCCGTCCTGATTGGTGTAGCTTCCGGTCTGAATCCTTCCGGTTATGGCAATCTTGGTTCCCTTATGGAAATATTTTTCTGCAAATTCACCGCTTCTGCCAAAGGCAACACAATTGATAAAATCTGCGGTCTGCTGGTCACTGTCACGCTTAAATCTTCTGTCTACAGCCAGTGTATATCTTGCAACTGCCGTTGCCTGCTCACCCTGTGAGTAACGGACTTCCGGATCTCTGGTCAGTCTGCCCATCAGTATTACTTTATTCATCTGATCTCCTCTTTGTATTACGCTTCATCCTGTCTAACGCATAAGAAACGCAGTACATTGTCCAGAATACGCACACGTTTTTCGATTTCTGCCGGACAATCTGCGTTTGCATCGAAC is from Lachnospiraceae bacterium JLR.KK002 and encodes:
- a CDS encoding Abi family protein; this encodes MKLLKTSDELIEHMKMKGIKFEIMSEEEAKEFLQNNNYYMKLASYRENYDKSISGERVGKYINLDFAYLRELSTIDMHLRYLILQMCLDIEHAMKTAMLKDIENNVQEDGYDIIRRFVTKYERCCQNIQKHKSSEYCRNLIEKYYPYFPAWVFVELISFGDMVKLYEYYNDRYPKRLRDGELLYSVRDLRNAAAHSNCLINRLQKGNIKPSVKVIKFVSQIDGIGTSMRKTKLSNKFLCDFVTLLYIYKEFITSDDVKRNRFTEIKEFIDGRVIRNRQYFEKNECIKSAYIFVKKIVDYFID
- a CDS encoding family 2 glycosyl transferase codes for the protein MNRVRMWGAILLSIVIMTGLCAGCASGKSEEPAESETMQEETQNTKPEEEKPEIPALPVYTEDGISYLFQTSGKKFRIYRADGNWQDIFLTGVNVGAGKPGAFPGEFAITKDDYKRWFRQISEMHADTIRVYTILMPEFYEALAEYNAEAEEPLYFMQGVYNNEEDISNICDAYGENEKIAQDWIEMCATIVDVVHGNAVIDPVPGNASGTYTADVSQYLCGWILGIEWQPDFVINTNESHPDKNVFDGKYLYTEEATPFEVFLASGMDACIAYETENYHMQHPTAFANWVTTDPLSHPGEPNPEMEDAVPVDAEHIKAKPEFKAGLFTSYHVYPYYPEMMRYAPELLTDEPQNPYRHYLNDLNTYHTMPVIISEFGVPASRGITHLAREAGFNQGGLTEEEQGNAIVSMLRDITDTGCAGACVFIWQDEWFKRTWNTMDYTDAEARPYWCDMQTSEQFFGLLSFEPGEVPVCTVDGEDEEWSDEQPLLKSGDTELFVRSDEAYVYLMIRGNNDNIRITMDTIENQGNGEYDGADFALDIKGEEESRLQVDPYYDVNYWLYTTGLYAASEVLEVQEGYAAPDTNSFVPINLMLNRPVLLSDGTLVGTEQTETGKLRHGNGDPESPDYNSRTDFCIKGNVTEVRIPWLLLNISKPNSKMRIANLYANDEITYEHISDIKFAIDGVKESYSWEEWVMPAYRERLKQSYYILQDYLANR
- a CDS encoding 6-carboxytetrahydropterin synthase, which gives rise to MRKERLYREYRLKSYLNMNHYIIINGKQGQTHPHTWEFVITIVVAGDEFVEFRTFENLIEQYLEKYQNQILNTIEPFDIIVPTIENVTDHFNDDLQALLREHGGELVSLEGSEAPTRSYIVSHRNEPEFIDQVGKMQNQQISGVVEYVVDRIIGENGKKW
- a CDS encoding TIGR03111 family XrtG-associated glycosyltransferase, with amino-acid sequence MTVINNFLNSILFWAAWIIIPLVMEIIPSLGSFLILIKKTLFPKSYEDPVIWPEITLIIPVYNSQDSLEECISSISNSDYPNDKMRIFLVNNQGKDNSFQVYTKCQELYPDLLMQWLNARQGKSRALNLALFNADGKYIIHVDSDGQFEPHAISNMVRKFESSPDVDCMTGAILTMPEMIEEYKGIFSRLLRKMEFMEYAQAFLAGRNYASETNSIYTLSGAFSAFRKSAVLKSQLYNTDTICEDTNITFQMRYLQHIKVHICENAIFCVDPIEGVNKLYTQRQRWQRGSLEVSHQFLEKDLRVHKMFTNVMVRTLMYDHTFAFPRLIWYLALICLMCMNYSPKVILISTGIIFLLYIISGYLYYFSTVGFLKEFDDLKKYYRKHWYVVPLLPFFNFIVFFIRFAGVINSINTDSAWKTRTLTDERKDFEEELKSEAQRPMNLLQKMRKAVNYE
- the xrtG gene encoding exosortase family protein XrtG — translated: MIKYIVGLIGLVIWLFILHILKKSKLNFWHFLFGSAGAFILMLVFLQPVLTQPLARIVALLASLPGKIAGIYSAHYKYGVIFVESSVGAISLKIDFECSGIIEIIAYLSLLMFYQVYTVYERVYVGVLGVIAMVLANALRITVICLIIYFGGIDMYYIAHTFVGRFVFYGLSVMLYFYVFTKPQIIKQKVGSFSYDSDK